A single window of Arvicanthis niloticus isolate mArvNil1 chromosome 20, mArvNil1.pat.X, whole genome shotgun sequence DNA harbors:
- the Icoslg gene encoding ICOS ligand: MQLTCCYFVPPGSSQPVWKKLNLTRPSSGFFSGRCLFLLLCISLRTEAKVKEVHAIVGNDVKLSCVDPLRSHFNLHDLYVYWQIDNLSAVVAYYLPNESPGIHVNSSYKNRTHLSLDHMKQGDFSLHLKNVTPQDTQEFTCRVFRASTVLGKALEEVVRLYVAANFSTPVISTSGSSDPGQERTYTCMSKNGYPEPNLYWINRTDNSLIDKTLQNNTVYLNEWGLYDVVSTLRIPWTPHVDVICCVENVALHQNITSISQADSFTGNQVTKNPQERHKVEMSSALFSGLVLVVLLVAVAVIFVVVYRCRRTRRSYTGPGTVQLELTGECACRENPVG; encoded by the exons GTGTTGCTATTTTGTGCCCCCGGGAAGCAGCCAGCCTGTTTGGAAGAAGCTCAATCTCACTCGTCCTTCTAGCGGGTTCTTTTCTGGCCGCTGTCTGTTCTTACTGCTGTGTATCAGTCTCCGTACTG AGGCCAAGGTTAAGGAAGTCCATGCAATAGTGGGCAACGACGTGAAGCTCAGTTGCGTTGACCCCCTCAGAAGCCATTTCAACTTGCATGATCTGTATGTCTATTGGCAAATCGATAACCTAAGCGCTGTGGTAGCTTACTATCTGCCTAACGAGTCTCCAGGGATCCATGTGAACAGCTCCTACAAGAACAGGACCCATCTGTCCCTGGACCACATGAAGCAGGGCGACTTCTCTCTGCATCTGAAGAATGTCACCCCTCAGGATACTCAGGAGTTCACCTGCCGGGTATTTAGGGCGTCTACAGTGTTAGGCAAGGCCTTGGAAGAGGTGGTCAGGCTGTATGTGGCAG caaACTTCAGTACACCTGTCATCAGCACCTCTGGTAGCTCCGACCCCGGCCAGGAACGCACCTACACCTGCATGTCCAAGAATGGCTACCCAGAGCCCAACTTGTATTGGATCAACAGGACAGACAATAGCCTGATAGACAAGACTCTGCAGAATAACACTGTCTACTTGAACGAGTGGGGCCTGTATGATGTAGTGAGCACTTTACGGATCCCTTGGACGCCTCATGTGGATGTAATCTGCTGTGTAGAGAATGTGGCTCTCCACCAGAATATCACCAGCATCAGCCAGGCAG ATAGTTTCACTGGAAACCAGGTCACAAAGAACCCGCAGGAGCGGCACAAAGTGGAGATGAGCAGCGCCCTTTTCTCCGGCCTCGTCCTCGTTGTACTACTGGTGGCAGTGGCTGTCATTTTCGTCGTGGTGTACAGATGCAGGCGTACCCGCCGAAGCTACACAG GACCCGGGACCGTACAGCTTGAGCTCACAGGCGAGTGTGCTTGCCGGGAGAATCCGGTTGGCTGA